The Nocardioides sp. S-1144 genome includes a region encoding these proteins:
- a CDS encoding L,D-transpeptidase family protein, translated as MKIARRLVLTALVCALLALAAHGAGWTPQLGSDDDAAASTSPRDPSSSQAAPDGADPDTSPTTPGDDPADPTAPAAPGGAGDPAGPSEEPGAPGTDQGGTPSPSQAPSQAPSEEPSEEPRAPELQPGPALMGPGDDSDEVRELQARLRQIDWFQQDVTGTYGDVTRAAVEGFQAKREIPVTGEVDQRTMDRLLAMTSEPTAAELANQLGANVPGALDPRCTTGRALCVDKSSRTLRWVVDGQVLKTVDVRFGSDELPTREGAFSVAFKNRDHVSSLYDTPMPFAMFFSGGQAVHYSPDFAATGYNGASHGCVNVRDLGAITWLFDQVQVGDKVVVYWS; from the coding sequence ATGAAGATCGCCCGACGCCTCGTCCTGACCGCCCTGGTCTGCGCCCTCCTCGCGCTCGCCGCCCACGGGGCCGGCTGGACCCCGCAGCTCGGCTCGGACGACGACGCAGCCGCGTCGACGTCCCCGCGCGACCCGTCGAGCAGCCAGGCGGCCCCCGACGGCGCCGACCCGGACACCTCCCCCACGACCCCGGGCGACGACCCCGCCGACCCGACCGCTCCCGCGGCGCCCGGCGGCGCGGGCGACCCGGCCGGCCCGAGCGAGGAGCCCGGCGCCCCGGGCACCGACCAGGGCGGGACTCCCTCCCCGAGCCAGGCCCCGAGCCAGGCCCCGAGCGAGGAGCCCAGCGAGGAGCCGCGGGCACCCGAGCTGCAGCCCGGCCCGGCCCTGATGGGGCCCGGCGACGACAGCGACGAGGTGCGCGAGCTGCAGGCCCGGTTGCGCCAGATCGACTGGTTCCAGCAGGACGTGACCGGCACCTACGGCGACGTCACCCGCGCCGCGGTCGAGGGGTTCCAGGCCAAGCGCGAGATCCCGGTGACCGGCGAGGTCGACCAGCGCACCATGGACCGGCTGCTCGCGATGACCAGCGAGCCGACCGCGGCCGAGCTGGCCAACCAGCTCGGCGCGAACGTGCCTGGGGCGCTGGACCCCCGCTGCACCACCGGGCGCGCCCTGTGCGTCGACAAGTCGAGCCGCACGCTGCGCTGGGTGGTCGACGGCCAGGTGCTCAAGACGGTCGACGTCCGGTTCGGCTCCGACGAGCTGCCGACCCGCGAGGGCGCCTTCTCGGTGGCCTTCAAGAACCGCGACCACGTGTCGTCGCTCTACGACACCCCGATGCCGTTCGCGATGTTCTTCTCCGGCGGCCAGGCCGTCCACTACTCGCCCGACTTCGCCGCGACCGGCTACAACGGCGCCTCCCACGGCTGCGTCAACGTGCGCGACCTGGGCGCGATCACCTGGCTCTTCGACCAGGTGCAGGTCGGCGACAAGGTCGTCGTCTACTGGTCCTGA
- a CDS encoding AIM24 family protein — MTGGSTVHDAQSLPSNDNINSYSFCIDLNGEWFTSKGAMIAYYGNIDFAGVAAFASRAAWVASRFSSPIYTQDWVIAAGQGKLVIGDRGFDINSYDLDAGNLTIKASNLLAFETGLELKQSIVPGFLTLIGTGKFLASSSGPVIFVEPPFRADPDALLGWADCPSPSVHYDHNWMAQSFMAGIQGMFGRESGEERQYDFTGAGTILMQSSEQMRADGALVRLVESQTNLLDAQSAGSLGQRLVMRSQQQ, encoded by the coding sequence ATGACCGGCGGCTCGACCGTCCACGACGCCCAGTCGCTCCCCTCGAACGACAACATCAACTCCTACTCGTTCTGCATCGACCTCAACGGCGAGTGGTTCACGTCCAAGGGCGCGATGATCGCCTACTACGGCAACATCGACTTCGCCGGCGTCGCCGCCTTCGCCTCCCGCGCCGCGTGGGTCGCCTCCCGGTTCTCCTCGCCGATCTACACCCAGGACTGGGTCATCGCCGCCGGCCAGGGCAAGCTCGTGATCGGCGACCGGGGCTTCGACATCAACTCCTACGACCTCGACGCCGGCAACCTGACGATCAAGGCCTCGAACCTGCTGGCCTTCGAGACCGGGCTCGAGCTCAAGCAGTCGATCGTGCCCGGGTTCCTGACCCTCATCGGCACCGGCAAGTTCCTCGCCTCGTCGTCCGGCCCGGTGATCTTCGTCGAGCCGCCCTTCCGCGCCGACCCCGACGCCCTCCTCGGGTGGGCCGACTGCCCCTCGCCCTCGGTGCACTACGACCACAACTGGATGGCGCAGTCCTTCATGGCCGGCATCCAGGGCATGTTCGGCCGCGAGTCCGGCGAGGAGCGCCAGTACGACTTCACCGGCGCCGGCACGATCCTGATGCAGTCGTCGGAGCAGATGCGCGCCGACGGCGCGCTGGTGCGGCTGGTCGAGTCGCAGACGAACCTGCTCGACGCCCAGTCGGCCGGCTCGCTCGGGCAGCGGCTGGTCATGCGGTCCCAGCAGCAGTAG
- a CDS encoding AIM24 family protein, translated as MATLTADKKVLHADLTGDSVRAAQGAMVAYTGNVTFKHAGMGGGGGLRAAVRQRVAGESITLMECQGHGRAYLAKDALDVTVVVLDNDRLTVESEHILAVTEGLKLDVQFAGLRGMTSGQGLATTTVTGSGQCAITSDGPMIPLAVAPGMPLVVDPDAYVAGTGQIQMSLVSGVTWRSLVGEGGGEPFSLRFEGQGTVYIQPAER; from the coding sequence ATGGCGACCCTGACCGCCGACAAGAAAGTGCTGCACGCCGACCTCACCGGCGACAGCGTCCGAGCCGCCCAGGGGGCGATGGTCGCCTACACCGGCAACGTCACCTTCAAGCACGCGGGCATGGGCGGCGGCGGCGGGCTGCGCGCCGCGGTCCGCCAGCGCGTGGCCGGCGAGAGCATCACGCTGATGGAGTGCCAGGGCCACGGCCGGGCCTACCTCGCCAAGGACGCCCTCGACGTCACCGTCGTGGTGCTCGACAACGACCGGCTCACGGTCGAGTCCGAGCACATCCTCGCCGTCACCGAGGGCCTCAAGCTCGACGTCCAGTTCGCCGGGCTCCGGGGGATGACCAGCGGGCAGGGCCTGGCCACGACCACGGTCACCGGGTCGGGCCAGTGCGCGATCACCTCCGACGGGCCGATGATCCCGCTGGCCGTCGCGCCCGGGATGCCGCTCGTCGTCGACCCCGACGCCTACGTCGCCGGCACCGGCCAGATCCAGATGAGCCTGGTCTCCGGCGTCACCTGGCGCAGCCTCGTCGGCGAGGGCGGCGGCGAGCCGTTCAGCCTGCGCTTCGAGGGCCAGGGCACCGTCTACATCCAGCCCGCGGAGAGGTGA
- a CDS encoding NADH-quinone oxidoreductase subunit D: MTTQDDIYAGSSETTEGKVFTVSGRDWDDIVAGLADNEGVEERVVVNMGPQHPSTHGVLRLILEIDGETVTEARCGIGYLHTGIEKNMEFRSWVQGTTFCTRMDYLSPFYNEATYCLGVERLLDIEDQIPEKASVMRVLMMELNRLSSHLVCIATGGMEIGALTVMTIGFRERELVLDLFELITGLRMNHAFIRPGGVAQDLPPGALEEIRGFIALMKKRLPEYAALCNANPIFKGRLEGVGHLELDGCLALGLSGPPIRAAGYAWDLRKSEPYCGYEDYEFDVQTWDTADAYGRFRVRLNEMWESLKIIEQAADRLAGLEGAPVMVGDKKIAWPSQLAIGSDGMGNSLDHIRHIMGESMEALIHHFKLVTEGFRVPPGQAYVPIESPRGELGAHVVSDGGTRPFRAHFRDPSFTNLQATSVMSEGGQVADVIVAIASIDPVMGGVDR, translated from the coding sequence ATGACTACTCAGGACGACATCTACGCCGGCTCCTCGGAGACGACGGAGGGCAAGGTCTTCACGGTCAGCGGCCGTGACTGGGACGACATCGTGGCCGGGCTGGCCGACAACGAGGGCGTCGAGGAGCGCGTCGTGGTCAACATGGGCCCGCAGCACCCCTCGACCCACGGCGTGCTGCGGCTGATCCTCGAGATCGACGGCGAGACGGTCACCGAGGCCCGCTGCGGCATCGGCTACCTGCACACCGGCATCGAGAAGAACATGGAGTTCCGCTCCTGGGTGCAGGGCACCACCTTCTGCACCCGGATGGACTACCTCTCCCCGTTCTACAACGAGGCGACCTACTGCCTGGGCGTGGAGCGGCTGCTCGACATCGAGGACCAGATCCCCGAGAAGGCCAGCGTCATGCGGGTGCTGATGATGGAGCTGAACCGGCTCTCCTCGCACCTGGTCTGCATCGCCACCGGCGGCATGGAGATCGGCGCGCTGACGGTGATGACCATCGGGTTCCGCGAGCGCGAGCTCGTCCTCGACCTGTTCGAGCTGATCACCGGCCTGCGGATGAACCACGCCTTCATCCGTCCCGGCGGCGTCGCCCAGGACCTGCCCCCGGGTGCGCTGGAGGAGATCCGCGGGTTCATCGCGCTGATGAAGAAGCGCCTGCCCGAGTACGCCGCCCTCTGCAACGCCAACCCCATCTTCAAGGGCCGCCTCGAGGGCGTCGGCCACCTCGAGCTCGACGGCTGCCTGGCCCTCGGCCTCAGCGGCCCGCCGATCCGCGCGGCCGGCTACGCCTGGGACCTGCGCAAGAGCGAGCCGTACTGCGGCTACGAGGACTACGAGTTCGACGTCCAGACCTGGGACACCGCCGACGCCTACGGTCGTTTCCGCGTGCGCCTGAACGAGATGTGGGAGTCGCTCAAGATCATCGAGCAGGCCGCCGACCGGCTCGCCGGCCTCGAGGGCGCCCCCGTCATGGTCGGCGACAAGAAGATCGCCTGGCCCAGCCAGCTCGCGATCGGCAGCGACGGCATGGGCAACTCCCTCGACCACATCCGCCACATCATGGGCGAGTCGATGGAGGCCCTGATCCACCACTTCAAGCTCGTCACCGAGGGCTTCCGGGTGCCGCCCGGCCAGGCCTACGTGCCGATCGAGTCGCCCCGCGGCGAGCTCGGCGCCCACGTCGTCTCCGACGGCGGGACGCGTCCGTTCCGTGCGCACTTCCGCGACCCGTCCTTCACCAACCTGCAGGCAACGAGCGTGATGAGCGAGGGGGGCCAGGTCGCCGACGTCATCGTCGCCATCGCCTCCATCGACCCCGTCATGGGAGGGGTCGACCGCTGA
- a CDS encoding NADH-quinone oxidoreductase subunit C, producing the protein MAAEDRTTGPDQSSAGEGKTPATTGHEGDEVRAVGQRTGMFGVRGTGDTSGYGGLVAPIVFPGATQRPFGGWFDEVADALESTTSLGRVVVHRGEITFHVRREELLATAQHLRDDPRLRFEFCAGVSGVHYPDDTGAELHAVYHLLSMSFNRRIRLEVSVPDSDPHIPSIVAVYPTNDWHERETWDMFGIVFDGHPALTRILMPDDWPGHPQRKDYPLGGIPVEYKGGTIPPPDQRRSYS; encoded by the coding sequence ATGGCCGCCGAGGACAGGACCACCGGTCCCGACCAGTCGTCGGCCGGCGAGGGCAAGACCCCGGCGACGACCGGGCACGAGGGCGACGAGGTCCGCGCGGTCGGCCAGCGCACCGGCATGTTCGGCGTCCGCGGCACCGGCGACACCAGCGGGTACGGCGGCCTGGTGGCCCCGATCGTGTTCCCGGGCGCCACGCAGCGGCCCTTCGGCGGCTGGTTCGACGAGGTCGCCGACGCGCTCGAGTCGACCACGAGCCTGGGCCGCGTCGTGGTCCACCGCGGCGAGATCACCTTCCACGTCCGTCGCGAGGAGCTCCTCGCGACCGCGCAGCACCTGCGCGACGACCCGCGGCTGCGCTTCGAGTTCTGCGCCGGCGTCAGCGGGGTGCACTACCCCGACGACACCGGTGCCGAGCTGCACGCGGTCTACCACCTGCTGTCGATGTCGTTCAACCGCCGGATCCGGCTCGAGGTCAGCGTCCCCGACAGCGACCCGCACATCCCCTCGATCGTGGCCGTCTACCCGACCAACGACTGGCACGAGCGCGAGACCTGGGACATGTTCGGCATCGTCTTCGACGGCCACCCCGCGCTCACCCGGATCCTCATGCCCGACGACTGGCCGGGCCACCCCCAGCGCAAGGACTACCCCCTCGGCGGCATCCCCGTCGAGTACAAGGGCGGCACGATCCCGCCGCCCGACCAGCGGAGGTCGTACAGCTAA
- a CDS encoding NADH-quinone oxidoreductase subunit A yields MDFYTPVLVLAALALIFAVGSIVTSAFVVGPRRYNRAKLDSYECGIEPTPQAVGGGRFPVKYYIIAMLFIVFDIEIIFLYPWAVHFDAMALFGLVEMVIFIATVFVAYAYVWRRGGLEWD; encoded by the coding sequence ATGGACTTCTACACACCCGTCCTGGTCCTCGCGGCCCTCGCCCTGATCTTCGCGGTCGGCTCCATCGTGACCAGCGCGTTCGTCGTGGGCCCCCGCCGCTACAACCGGGCGAAGCTCGACAGCTACGAGTGCGGCATCGAGCCCACGCCGCAGGCCGTCGGCGGCGGCCGGTTCCCGGTGAAGTACTACATCATCGCGATGCTCTTCATCGTCTTCGACATCGAGATCATCTTCCTCTACCCGTGGGCCGTGCACTTCGACGCGATGGCGCTCTTCGGGCTGGTCGAGATGGTCATCTTCATCGCCACCGTCTTCGTCGCCTACGCCTACGTGTGGCGCCGGGGCGGGCTCGAGTGGGACTGA
- a CDS encoding AIM24 family protein, producing MTFEQVNKKVIRTDVSPGGEVIARRGAMLGYSGGVTFRPISGGGGVGGMVGRAMAGESVPMMVAEGQGNALYGFRGHYVTLVQLNNETLTVEADRLLAHHANLSTSVEMIGQGGIRQAVRGAVSGQGLFTTKVSGSGSVALLSHGGTFEIPVNGEMVGVDPQAYVGHVGALQIDFKVSGGIRDVVGRGSGEATQLHCTGHGRVYIQASEEKFQ from the coding sequence ATGACGTTCGAGCAGGTGAACAAGAAGGTCATCCGGACCGACGTCTCCCCCGGCGGCGAGGTCATCGCCCGCCGCGGCGCGATGCTCGGCTACTCCGGCGGCGTCACCTTCCGCCCGATCAGCGGCGGCGGGGGCGTGGGCGGCATGGTCGGGCGCGCGATGGCCGGCGAGTCGGTCCCGATGATGGTCGCCGAGGGCCAGGGCAACGCGCTCTACGGCTTCCGCGGGCACTACGTGACCCTCGTGCAGCTGAACAACGAGACCCTCACCGTCGAGGCCGACCGGCTGCTGGCCCACCACGCCAACCTGTCGACGTCGGTGGAGATGATCGGGCAGGGCGGCATCCGCCAGGCGGTCCGCGGCGCGGTGTCGGGCCAGGGCCTGTTCACCACGAAGGTCAGCGGGTCCGGGTCGGTGGCCCTGCTGTCCCACGGCGGCACCTTCGAGATCCCGGTCAACGGGGAGATGGTCGGCGTCGACCCGCAGGCCTACGTCGGGCACGTCGGGGCGCTGCAGATCGACTTCAAGGTCAGCGGCGGCATCCGCGACGTCGTCGGCCGCGGCTCGGGCGAGGCGACCCAGCTGCACTGCACCGGACACGGACGTGTCTACATCCAGGCCTCCGAGGAGAAGTTCCAGTGA
- a CDS encoding NuoB/complex I 20 kDa subunit family protein codes for MGIEDKLPSGVLLSTIEGLSGYMRKASFWPATFGLACCAIEMMTSGGPKYDLARFGMEVFRASPRQADLMIVAGRVSQKMAPVLRQIYDQMAEPKYVLAMGVCASSGGMFNNYAIVQGVDHVVPVDMYLPGCPPRPEMLIDAILKLHDQVQQAKLGANRIAQIEERESVALTALPTSEMKGLLR; via the coding sequence GTGGGTATCGAGGACAAGCTCCCCAGCGGCGTGCTGCTCAGCACGATCGAGGGTCTCTCGGGCTACATGCGCAAGGCCAGCTTCTGGCCCGCGACGTTCGGGCTGGCCTGCTGCGCCATCGAGATGATGACGTCCGGCGGCCCGAAGTACGACCTGGCGCGCTTCGGCATGGAGGTCTTCCGGGCCAGCCCGCGCCAGGCCGACCTGATGATCGTGGCCGGCCGGGTGAGTCAGAAGATGGCCCCCGTCCTGCGCCAGATCTACGACCAGATGGCCGAGCCCAAGTACGTGCTCGCGATGGGCGTGTGCGCCAGCAGCGGCGGCATGTTCAACAACTACGCCATCGTCCAAGGCGTCGACCACGTCGTCCCGGTCGACATGTACCTGCCGGGCTGCCCGCCGCGCCCGGAGATGCTCATCGACGCCATCCTCAAGCTGCACGACCAGGTGCAGCAGGCCAAGCTCGGCGCCAACCGGATCGCCCAGATCGAGGAGCGCGAGTCCGTGGCCCTCACGGCGCTGCCGACCTCGGAGATGAAGGGGCTGCTGCGCTGA
- the nuoF gene encoding NADH-quinone oxidoreductase subunit NuoF — protein sequence MAIDTLTPVLTDDWDAERSWTLATYESRGGYGALRKALAMPQDDIITAVKDSGLRGRGGAGFPTGMKWSFIPQDNPKPKYLVVNADESEPGTCKDIPLMMATPHTLVEGVIISSFAIRANHAFIYIRGEVLHVIRRVQAAVAEAYAAGHLGKDIHGSGYDLDIVVHAGAGAYICGEETALLEGLEGRRGQPRLRPPFPAVAGLYASPTVINNVESIASVPSIIGNGPAWFASMGTEKSKGFGIFSLSGHVTNPGQYEAPLGITLRELIELAGGIREGHQLKFWTPGGSSTPLLTDQHLDLPLDFEGMAGAGTMLGTRALQLFDETTCVVRAVLRWTEFYKHESCGKCTPCREGTWWLVQTLAALERGEGSESDLDLLLDQCENILGRSFCALGDGATSPISSSIKFFRDEYLAHLTHGGCPFDAAASTVWAGSLTGAEA from the coding sequence ATGGCCATCGACACCCTCACCCCCGTCCTCACCGACGACTGGGACGCCGAGCGCAGCTGGACGCTGGCGACCTACGAGTCGCGGGGCGGCTACGGCGCGCTGCGCAAGGCGCTCGCGATGCCGCAGGACGACATCATCACCGCCGTCAAGGACTCCGGCCTGCGCGGACGCGGCGGCGCCGGCTTCCCGACCGGCATGAAGTGGTCCTTCATCCCGCAGGACAACCCGAAGCCGAAGTACCTCGTCGTCAACGCCGACGAGTCGGAGCCGGGCACCTGCAAGGACATCCCGCTCATGATGGCCACGCCCCACACGCTGGTCGAGGGCGTCATCATCAGCTCCTTCGCCATCCGCGCCAACCACGCCTTCATCTACATCCGCGGCGAGGTCCTGCACGTGATCCGCCGGGTCCAGGCCGCGGTCGCCGAGGCCTACGCCGCCGGCCACCTCGGCAAGGACATCCACGGCAGCGGCTACGACCTCGACATCGTCGTCCACGCCGGCGCCGGCGCCTACATCTGCGGCGAGGAGACCGCCCTCCTCGAGGGCCTCGAGGGCCGTCGCGGCCAGCCCCGCCTGCGCCCGCCGTTCCCGGCCGTCGCCGGTCTCTACGCCAGCCCGACGGTCATCAACAACGTCGAGTCGATCGCCTCGGTGCCCAGCATCATCGGCAACGGCCCGGCCTGGTTCGCCTCGATGGGCACCGAGAAGTCGAAGGGCTTCGGCATCTTCTCCCTCTCGGGCCACGTCACGAACCCCGGTCAGTACGAGGCGCCGCTCGGCATCACCCTGCGCGAGCTGATCGAGCTCGCCGGCGGCATCCGCGAGGGCCACCAGCTGAAGTTCTGGACGCCGGGTGGCTCGAGCACCCCGCTCCTGACCGACCAGCACCTCGACCTGCCCCTCGACTTCGAGGGCATGGCCGGGGCCGGCACCATGCTGGGCACCCGGGCACTGCAGCTCTTCGACGAGACCACGTGCGTCGTGCGGGCCGTGCTGCGCTGGACCGAGTTCTACAAGCACGAGTCGTGCGGCAAGTGCACCCCGTGCCGCGAGGGCACGTGGTGGCTGGTGCAGACGCTGGCCGCGCTCGAGCGGGGCGAGGGCAGCGAGAGCGACCTCGACCTCCTGCTCGACCAGTGCGAGAACATCCTCGGCCGCTCGTTCTGCGCGCTCGGCGACGGCGCCACCAGCCCGATCTCGAGCTCGATCAAGTTCTTCCGCGACGAGTACCTCGCCCACCTCACCCACGGCGGCTGCCCGTTCGACGCCGCCGCCTCCACCGTGTGGGCCGGATCCCTGACGGGAGCAGAAGCATGA
- a CDS encoding demethylmenaquinone methyltransferase yields the protein MTRADLDKQPTDVRRMFDAVAKRYDVTNDVLSLGQDRRWRHEVIRAVDPQRGERVLDLAAGTGTSSQPFADRGAHVVPCDFSLGMLQVGKTARPHLPFTAGDGTRLPFADATFDAVTISFGLRNIVDPLAGLRELRRVTRPGGRLVVCEFSHPTWAPFRTVYVEYLMKALPPVARAVSSAPDAYVYLAESIRAWPDQPALAALVADAGWQAPEWRNLSGGIVALHRATA from the coding sequence GTGACCCGCGCCGACCTCGACAAGCAGCCCACCGACGTCCGTCGCATGTTCGACGCCGTCGCGAAGCGGTACGACGTCACCAACGACGTCCTCTCGCTCGGGCAGGACCGGCGGTGGCGGCACGAGGTCATCCGGGCCGTCGACCCCCAGCGCGGCGAGCGGGTCCTCGACCTCGCCGCCGGCACCGGCACCTCGAGCCAGCCGTTCGCCGACCGGGGCGCGCACGTCGTCCCGTGCGACTTCAGCCTCGGGATGCTCCAGGTCGGCAAGACCGCCCGCCCGCACCTGCCGTTCACCGCGGGCGACGGCACCCGGCTGCCGTTCGCCGACGCCACCTTCGACGCCGTCACCATCTCGTTCGGGCTGCGCAACATCGTCGACCCGCTCGCGGGCCTGCGCGAGCTGCGCCGCGTCACCCGCCCCGGCGGCCGCCTCGTCGTCTGCGAGTTCAGCCACCCCACCTGGGCGCCGTTCCGCACCGTGTACGTCGAGTACCTGATGAAGGCGCTCCCGCCGGTCGCCCGCGCGGTCTCCTCGGCCCCGGACGCCTACGTCTACCTCGCCGAGTCGATCCGCGCCTGGCCCGACCAGCCCGCCCTCGCCGCCCTGGTCGCGGACGCCGGCTGGCAGGCCCCCGAGTGGCGCAACCTCTCCGGCGGGATCGTCGCGCTGCACCGCGCGACCGCGTAG
- the nuoE gene encoding NADH-quinone oxidoreductase subunit NuoE: MTIEQTTYGELEAIAARYPEKRSGLLPMLHLVQSAEGRITPEGIEVCAEILGISAAEVSGVATFYTMYKRRPVGDYHVGVCTNTLCAVMGGDEIFARLKDHLDVGNDETTDDGKITLEHVECNAACDYAPVMMVNWEFMDNMTPQKATDLVDDLRAGAEVTSTRGPRLCTWREAERVLAGFPDGRADEGPSAGPASLVGLGIARDRGWSAPESEESERQLAGGDDAPAVPSEPAEKEQAAAEAGDQGDTVDEAATVEEQSPTDETAAEKKEAD, translated from the coding sequence ATGACGATCGAGCAGACGACGTACGGCGAGCTCGAGGCGATCGCCGCGCGCTACCCCGAGAAGCGCTCGGGCCTGCTGCCGATGCTGCACCTGGTGCAGTCGGCCGAGGGCCGGATCACGCCCGAGGGCATCGAGGTCTGCGCCGAGATCCTCGGGATCTCCGCGGCCGAGGTCAGCGGCGTGGCGACGTTCTACACGATGTACAAGCGTCGTCCCGTGGGCGACTACCACGTCGGGGTGTGCACCAACACGCTGTGCGCGGTGATGGGCGGCGACGAGATCTTCGCCCGGCTCAAGGACCACCTCGACGTCGGCAACGACGAGACCACCGACGACGGCAAGATCACCCTCGAGCACGTCGAGTGCAACGCGGCCTGCGACTACGCCCCGGTGATGATGGTCAACTGGGAGTTCATGGACAACATGACCCCGCAGAAGGCCACCGACCTGGTCGACGACCTGCGCGCGGGCGCCGAGGTCACCTCCACCCGCGGCCCGCGGCTGTGCACCTGGCGCGAGGCCGAGCGGGTGCTGGCCGGGTTCCCCGACGGCCGCGCCGACGAGGGCCCCTCGGCCGGACCGGCCTCGCTGGTCGGCCTGGGCATCGCCCGCGACCGCGGCTGGAGCGCGCCGGAGTCCGAGGAGTCGGAGCGGCAGCTCGCCGGCGGTGACGACGCGCCCGCCGTGCCGTCGGAGCCGGCGGAGAAGGAGCAGGCGGCCGCCGAGGCCGGCGACCAGGGCGACACGGTCGACGAGGCCGCGACCGTCGAGGAGCAGAGCCCGACCGACGAGACGGCAGCCGAGAAGAAGGAGGCCGACTGA
- a CDS encoding ABC transporter ATP-binding protein: MRRLWQRLAASLRPAPDAAPVVAAAAHLGVADVVRRFWPRLRPLRGWLALGLVLLAAAPAISVVEILLFQRLVDDVLVPATFEPLLLIAALYVGLNLLSAVVSGADDYLSTWISQRFLVGLRRDSFEHVLAQPAVVQDRRRLGDTLTRLTSDVAAVESFMVGQLTLGVGAVLRLVFFVGALFLLQWELAAASLVVVPVFWWVSTRFARLTRDVSRERRRRGGSLGSLTEESLANAALVQTYGREEAAVEAYHEQNRGIAAAELAGSRVRAVFLPLVDLAELVGILVVVTLGVWALSTDRLTLGGLLAFLTLLLQCYGPVRDLSNLVPALYSATAGVERIVELLDEPAAEDRADARPLPAGPGAIALRDVRVTYPGAAGPALDGLTLDVAAGERVAVVGDSGSGKSTLARLLTRQLDPEAGVVAVDGHDLAGHTARSVRAAVTAVLQEQLLLDASVHDNIAFARPGATRAEVEAAARTADAHGFVTRLPAGYDTRIGQRGRSLSGGQRQRLALARALLRESRVLVLDEPTTGLDHESSRRLLDAVAAASRGRTLVLLTHDPVVLEYADRVVRLDARPVAVPS; the protein is encoded by the coding sequence ATGCGCAGACTCTGGCAACGCCTCGCCGCGTCGCTCCGCCCCGCCCCGGACGCCGCCCCCGTCGTGGCCGCCGCGGCCCACCTCGGCGTCGCCGACGTCGTCCGCCGGTTCTGGCCGCGGCTGCGGCCGCTGCGCGGGTGGCTGGCCCTCGGGCTCGTGCTGCTCGCCGCGGCCCCGGCGATCTCGGTCGTCGAGATCCTCCTCTTCCAGCGCCTCGTCGACGACGTCCTGGTGCCGGCGACGTTCGAGCCGCTGCTGCTGATCGCCGCGCTCTACGTGGGCCTCAACCTGCTCAGCGCCGTCGTGTCGGGGGCCGACGACTACCTCTCGACCTGGATCTCCCAGCGCTTCCTCGTCGGCCTGCGCCGCGACTCCTTCGAGCACGTGCTCGCCCAGCCGGCCGTCGTCCAGGACCGCCGGCGCCTCGGCGACACCCTCACCCGGCTGACCTCCGACGTCGCGGCGGTCGAGAGCTTCATGGTCGGCCAGCTCACGCTGGGCGTCGGCGCGGTGCTGCGACTGGTCTTCTTCGTGGGTGCCCTGTTCCTCCTGCAGTGGGAGCTCGCCGCCGCCTCGCTGGTCGTCGTCCCGGTGTTCTGGTGGGTCTCGACCCGCTTCGCACGGCTGACCCGCGACGTCTCGCGCGAGCGGCGCCGGCGCGGCGGCTCGCTCGGCTCGCTCACCGAGGAGAGCCTCGCCAACGCCGCCCTCGTGCAGACCTACGGTCGCGAGGAGGCCGCGGTCGAGGCCTACCACGAGCAGAACCGCGGCATCGCCGCCGCCGAGCTGGCCGGCAGCCGCGTCCGCGCGGTGTTCCTCCCCCTGGTCGACCTGGCCGAGCTGGTCGGCATCCTGGTCGTCGTCACGCTCGGCGTCTGGGCCCTCTCGACCGACCGGCTCACCCTGGGCGGCCTGCTCGCGTTCCTCACCCTGCTGCTCCAGTGCTACGGCCCGGTGCGCGACCTCAGCAACCTGGTGCCCGCGCTGTACTCCGCCACCGCCGGCGTCGAGCGCATCGTGGAGCTCCTCGACGAGCCGGCCGCCGAGGACCGCGCGGACGCGCGACCGCTGCCCGCCGGGCCGGGCGCGATCGCGCTCCGCGACGTCCGGGTCACCTACCCCGGCGCGGCCGGCCCGGCCCTCGACGGCCTCACCCTCGACGTGGCCGCGGGCGAGCGCGTCGCCGTGGTCGGCGACAGCGGCTCCGGCAAGTCGACGCTGGCCCGCCTGCTCACCCGACAGCTGGACCCCGAGGCGGGCGTGGTCGCCGTCGACGGTCACGACCTCGCCGGGCACACCGCCCGCTCGGTGCGGGCCGCCGTCACCGCCGTGCTGCAGGAGCAGCTGCTGCTCGACGCCAGCGTGCACGACAACATCGCCTTCGCCCGCCCCGGGGCCACCCGCGCCGAGGTCGAGGCGGCGGCCCGGACGGCCGACGCCCACGGGTTCGTCACCCGGCTGCCCGCCGGCTACGACACCCGCATCGGCCAGCGCGGCCGCAGCCTGTCCGGCGGGCAGCGCCAGCGGCTCGCCCTGGCCCGGGCGCTGCTGCGCGAGAGCCGGGTGCTGGTCCTCGACGAGCCCACGACGGGCCTCGACCACGAGTCGAGCCGGCGGCTGCTCGACGCCGTCGCCGCGGCGAGCCGCGGCCGCACGCTGGTGCTGCTGACCCACGATCCCGTCGTCCTCGAGTACGCCGACCGGGTGGTCCGGCTCGACGCCCGGCCCGTGGCGGTGCCGTCGTGA